In a single window of the Saccharothrix australiensis genome:
- a CDS encoding toxin-antitoxin system HicB family antitoxin: MDLTPFVDSLRRELATAAEVVGEDARALAERLTAQVESAARLTLLEALSAAAAEITRDLAPGSVDVRLRGRDPEFVVAPPPAEPAFRGSADAPPPPPPPAGDEDGAMTRINLRLAEHLKQRVEEAATHAGISVNAWLVRAASAALHQGAHQGTHNIGQHYTGWVR; the protein is encoded by the coding sequence ATGGACCTGACGCCCTTCGTCGACAGCCTCCGCCGCGAGTTGGCCACGGCGGCCGAGGTGGTCGGCGAGGACGCCCGCGCGCTCGCCGAGCGGCTGACCGCGCAGGTCGAGTCCGCCGCCCGGCTGACGCTGCTGGAGGCGCTGTCGGCGGCGGCGGCCGAGATCACCCGCGACCTGGCGCCCGGCTCGGTCGACGTGCGGCTGCGCGGTCGCGACCCGGAGTTCGTGGTCGCGCCGCCACCCGCGGAGCCGGCGTTCCGGGGCTCGGCCGACGCGCCGCCTCCCCCGCCCCCGCCGGCGGGCGACGAGGACGGCGCCATGACGCGCATCAACCTCCGCCTCGCCGAGCACCTGAAGCAGCGGGTGGAGGAGGCCGCCACCCACGCCGGCATCTCGGTCAACGCGTGGCTCGTGCGGGCCGCGTCCGCCGCCCTGCACCAGGGCGCGCACCAGGGCACCCACAACATCGGCCAGCACTACACGGGCTGGGTCCGCTAG